A genomic segment from Arcobacter acticola encodes:
- a CDS encoding 3'-5' exonuclease, giving the protein MKSNRRIIPKPSFKLQNIIQRLKIEPILYTEFLDLLEKATDSMYENSELEFELLLSNGLPLEFDGDFVFLKTKNTLIEDQTFCIVDIETNGGSVKKGFQIIELGAVKYKNGQIVDKFQSLVYAKEIPPYVQEVTKITPKMLEDAPRLENVLKDFKLFLEDDVFIAHDIKFDYTFISESLEKYNLGKLLNRKICSIDLARRTIESERYGLSFLKELLNIEIENHHRAYYDALTTAIIFEKSLQNLDSNKIKTVEELITFSKSDNVINSTLKKA; this is encoded by the coding sequence ATGAAATCAAATAGAAGAATAATTCCTAAACCTTCTTTTAAATTGCAAAACATTATACAAAGATTAAAAATTGAACCAATATTATATACAGAATTTTTAGACTTATTAGAAAAAGCTACTGATTCTATGTATGAAAATTCAGAATTAGAATTTGAATTATTATTATCAAATGGTTTACCGTTGGAATTTGATGGTGATTTTGTTTTTCTTAAGACAAAAAATACTTTAATAGAAGATCAAACTTTTTGTATTGTAGATATAGAAACAAATGGTGGAAGTGTAAAAAAAGGTTTTCAAATCATTGAATTAGGTGCTGTTAAATATAAGAATGGACAAATAGTTGATAAATTTCAATCTTTGGTTTATGCAAAAGAAATTCCTCCTTATGTACAAGAAGTAACAAAAATAACTCCTAAAATGCTTGAAGATGCTCCTCGACTTGAAAATGTTCTAAAAGATTTTAAACTTTTTCTAGAGGATGATGTATTTATTGCACATGATATAAAATTTGACTATACATTTATTTCAGAATCATTAGAAAAATATAATTTAGGTAAACTATTAAATAGAAAAATTTGTTCAATTGATTTAGCGCGAAGAACTATAGAATCAGAACGATATGGCTTAAGTTTTCTAAAAGAGCTTTTAAATATAGAAATTGAAAATCATCATAGAGCTTATTATGATGCTTTAACTACAGCTATTATTTTTGAAAAAAGTTTGCAAAATTTAGATTCAAATAAAATAAAAACTGTAGAAGAACTAATTACTTTTTCAAAAAGTGATAATGTAATAAATTCAACTTTAAAAAAGGCTTAA
- a CDS encoding HD domain-containing protein translates to MFSQENYIKFLTFAANAHGTQKTPHDFPYLTHISCVAMEVIHACEKSSLDEKKADFAITCALLHDVIEDTNITYDELYTKFGPDIADGVEALTKNKILPSKQEQMRDSIERLLTQSYEVQMVKLADRITNLGTPPTSWDNEKIKAYAKEASFILSCLRNSNIYLAKRLEDKIEEYKKYIKE, encoded by the coding sequence ATGTTTAGTCAAGAAAATTATATAAAATTCCTTACTTTTGCAGCCAATGCTCATGGCACTCAAAAAACTCCACATGATTTCCCTTATTTAACTCATATCTCTTGTGTAGCTATGGAAGTAATACATGCTTGCGAGAAATCATCATTAGATGAGAAGAAAGCTGATTTTGCTATTACTTGTGCTTTATTGCATGATGTAATTGAAGATACGAATATAACTTATGATGAGTTATATACAAAATTTGGTCCTGATATTGCAGATGGTGTTGAAGCATTAACAAAAAATAAAATTTTGCCATCAAAACAAGAACAAATGAGAGATAGTATTGAAAGACTCTTAACACAAAGTTATGAAGTTCAAATGGTAAAATTAGCAGATAGAATCACAAATCTTGGAACTCCTCCAACTTCTTGGGATAATGAAAAGATAAAAGCTTATGCAAAAGAAGCTAGTTTTATTTTATCATGTTTAAGAAATTCAAATATTTATTTAGCAAAAAGATTAGAAGATAAAATAGAAGAGTATAAAAAGTATATAAAAGAGTAG
- a CDS encoding 2-oxoacid:acceptor oxidoreductase family protein translates to MAANRTLMRFTGVGGQGVLLAGAIFAAAKIKDGGFGLKTATYTSQVRGGPTVVDITLQDEEILYPYANDGEIDFMLSVAQISYNQFKSGVKEGGVIVVEPNLVSPTDEDRKKWKIYEIPIITIAKEEVGNVITQSVLALAMANYFTGETVSNDVLRATMLSKVPEKVHAINNKAFDLGLKYAEEVSKA, encoded by the coding sequence ATGGCAGCAAATAGAACTTTAATGAGATTTACAGGTGTTGGTGGACAAGGTGTACTTCTTGCAGGTGCGATTTTCGCAGCTGCAAAAATTAAAGATGGTGGTTTTGGTTTAAAAACTGCAACTTATACATCTCAAGTTAGAGGTGGACCAACTGTTGTTGATATTACTTTACAAGATGAAGAAATTTTATACCCTTATGCAAATGATGGTGAAATTGATTTTATGTTATCAGTTGCACAAATTTCTTATAACCAATTTAAAAGTGGTGTAAAAGAAGGCGGAGTAATCGTAGTTGAGCCAAATTTAGTTAGCCCTACAGATGAAGATAGAAAAAAATGGAAAATCTATGAGATTCCAATTATTACTATTGCAAAAGAAGAAGTAGGAAATGTTATTACTCAATCAGTATTAGCATTGGCTATGGCTAACTACTTTACAGGTGAAACTGTATCAAATGATGTATTAAGAGCAACTATGCTTTCTAAAGTACCTGAAAAAGTACATGCTATTAATAATAAAGCATTTGATTTAGGTCTTAAATACGCAGAAGAAGTATCTAAAGCTTAA
- a CDS encoding 2-oxoglutarate ferredoxin oxidoreductase subunit beta, producing the protein MAFNYDEYLRTDKMPTLWCWGCGDGVILKSVIRAIEKIGWNMDDVCVVSGIGCSGRFSSYINCNTVHTTHGRTLPYATGIKLANPDKKVIVVGGDGDGLAIGGNHTIHASRRNIDLNYIIINNFIYGLTNSQTSPTTPQGMWTVTMSRGNIDPTFDACKLVEAAGASFIARETMLDPKKLERVLVKGFEHKGFSFIEVFSNCHVNLGRKNKMATAMANLEWIDSISMAKAKFDKLEPEEQKGIFPTGILKHDTEAAEYCDSYEKVKEAHKNKTMVQL; encoded by the coding sequence ATGGCATTTAATTATGATGAATATTTAAGAACAGACAAAATGCCAACACTATGGTGTTGGGGATGTGGTGATGGAGTTATTTTAAAATCTGTAATTAGAGCCATTGAAAAAATTGGTTGGAATATGGATGATGTTTGTGTTGTTTCAGGAATTGGATGTTCAGGAAGATTCTCTTCATATATCAATTGTAATACAGTTCACACAACTCATGGTAGAACTTTACCATATGCAACAGGAATTAAATTAGCAAATCCTGATAAAAAAGTAATCGTTGTTGGTGGAGATGGTGATGGACTTGCAATTGGTGGAAATCATACAATTCATGCTTCAAGAAGAAATATTGACTTAAACTATATTATTATCAATAACTTCATTTATGGATTAACAAATTCACAAACATCTCCTACTACTCCTCAAGGTATGTGGACTGTAACAATGAGTAGAGGAAATATTGACCCTACTTTTGATGCTTGTAAATTAGTTGAAGCAGCAGGTGCTTCATTTATTGCAAGAGAAACAATGCTTGATCCTAAAAAACTTGAAAGAGTTTTAGTTAAAGGTTTTGAACATAAAGGTTTCTCATTTATTGAAGTATTCTCTAACTGTCACGTTAATTTAGGAAGAAAAAATAAAATGGCAACTGCTATGGCAAACTTAGAGTGGATTGATTCTATTTCTATGGCTAAAGCAAAGTTTGACAAATTAGAACCAGAAGAACAAAAAGGTATTTTCCCTACTGGTATCTTAAAACATGATACTGAAGCAGCAGAATATTGTGACTCATACGAAAAAGTAAAAGAAGCTCACAAAAATAAAACTATGGTTCAATTATAA
- a CDS encoding 2-oxoglutarate synthase subunit alpha, giving the protein MARELISTGNELAAKAALDADVEFFGGYPITPSSEIMHILSSALPARGQACIQMEDEIAGICTAIGAAMSGKRSMTASSGPGISLKAENLGVGYISEIPLVVVNVMRGGPSTGLPTRVAQGDLLQARNPTHGDVKSITLVPGNLRECYTETVRAFNLADRFMQPVFILLDETIGHMSGKAVIPDLEEVQAGKISRRKFTGDKKDYKPYGVGADEPAILNPMFEGYRYHFTGLHHGPTGHPTEDAELCDALMKRLFNKVDAHLDELELNEEYMLEDADIMIIAYGSVSLGVTEAINRMRKEGIKVGMFRPLTIWPSPAKRIKELMTRFDKVLITELNMGQFADEVQRVSGRSDFDTLFKVNGRPLSPLEIIEKVKGM; this is encoded by the coding sequence ATGGCAAGAGAACTAATTTCAACAGGAAATGAATTAGCAGCAAAAGCTGCGCTTGACGCTGATGTTGAGTTTTTTGGTGGATATCCAATTACTCCTTCAAGTGAAATAATGCACATACTTTCATCTGCTTTACCAGCTAGAGGTCAAGCATGTATTCAAATGGAAGATGAAATTGCTGGAATTTGTACAGCAATTGGTGCAGCTATGTCTGGAAAAAGATCAATGACAGCATCATCAGGTCCTGGTATATCTTTGAAAGCAGAAAACCTAGGTGTTGGATATATTTCTGAAATACCTTTAGTAGTAGTAAATGTAATGAGAGGTGGTCCATCAACTGGTCTTCCAACAAGGGTTGCTCAAGGTGACTTATTACAAGCTAGAAACCCAACTCATGGGGATGTTAAATCGATTACTTTAGTTCCTGGTAACCTAAGAGAATGTTATACAGAAACTGTAAGAGCATTTAATTTAGCTGATAGATTTATGCAACCAGTATTCATTTTATTAGATGAAACAATTGGTCACATGAGTGGAAAAGCTGTAATTCCAGACTTAGAAGAAGTTCAAGCTGGTAAAATTTCAAGAAGAAAATTTACAGGTGACAAAAAAGATTACAAGCCTTATGGTGTAGGTGCTGATGAACCAGCTATCTTAAATCCAATGTTTGAAGGTTATAGATACCACTTCACTGGTCTTCACCATGGACCAACAGGACATCCAACTGAAGATGCTGAATTATGTGATGCTTTAATGAAAAGATTATTTAATAAAGTTGATGCTCACTTAGATGAATTAGAATTAAATGAGGAGTATATGTTAGAAGATGCCGACATTATGATTATTGCTTATGGTTCTGTTTCTCTAGGTGTTACTGAAGCTATCAATAGAATGAGAAAAGAAGGTATCAAAGTTGGTATGTTCAGACCATTAACAATTTGGCCAAGTCCAGCAAAAAGAATCAAAGAATTAATGACAAGATTTGATAAAGTATTAATTACTGAATTAAATATGGGTCAATTCGCAGATGAAGTACAAAGAGTAAGTGGAAGATCAGATTTTGATACATTATTCAAAGTAAATGGTAGACCTTTATCTCCTCTAGAAATTATTGAAAAAGTGAAAGGAATGTAA
- a CDS encoding 4Fe-4S dicluster domain-containing protein produces the protein MSNMEAPANTPVWVNEARCKACDKCVSVCPAGVLAMRQEVHSTLGSMIKVVHPEACIGCTDCELACPDFAIYVADKKEFKFAKLTEEAKERKEAVIKNNYRELEA, from the coding sequence ATGTCTAATATGGAAGCTCCTGCAAATACTCCAGTTTGGGTTAACGAAGCTAGATGTAAAGCATGTGATAAGTGTGTGTCTGTTTGTCCAGCTGGTGTTCTAGCTATGAGACAAGAAGTTCATTCTACGTTAGGTTCAATGATTAAAGTTGTACATCCTGAAGCATGTATTGGTTGTACAGATTGCGAATTAGCATGTCCTGATTTCGCGATTTATGTTGCTGATAAAAAAGAGTTTAAATTTGCAAAACTTACAGAAGAAGCAAAAGAAAGAAAAGAAGCGGTTATAAAAAATAATTATAGAGAACTAGAGGCGTAA
- a CDS encoding tRNA1(Val) (adenine(37)-N6)-methyltransferase, which yields MVLYQPINGYCYNSDTHFLYNFIYENLKKYKNIKGELLDIGSGSGILGLLLAREYTNLNLNQCEIQEVFQFFSTKNAQTNKLESTLYKGSFEKVEFNKKFDICVSNPPFYHSDVIKSENENLRIARYNDSLPLEQFIKKVSSVLTSEGKFFFCYDVKQINEILILLNKYKFNLEALQFVHPKLSKDATLILVYAKKNSKSLTKIFNPLIVFENNNDFTQEVQNIYEKSSTYSIKVNIE from the coding sequence TTGGTTTTATATCAGCCTATAAATGGCTATTGTTATAATAGTGATACCCATTTCTTGTATAATTTCATTTATGAAAATTTGAAAAAATATAAAAATATTAAAGGTGAACTTTTAGATATTGGAAGTGGAAGTGGGATTTTAGGATTGTTGCTTGCTAGGGAGTATACTAACTTAAATCTTAATCAATGTGAAATACAAGAAGTGTTTCAATTCTTCTCAACTAAGAATGCACAAACAAATAAATTAGAGTCAACTTTATATAAAGGCTCTTTTGAGAAAGTAGAATTTAATAAGAAATTTGATATTTGTGTATCTAATCCACCTTTTTATCATAGTGATGTAATAAAAAGTGAAAATGAAAATCTGAGAATAGCTAGATATAATGACTCTTTACCTTTAGAACAGTTTATCAAAAAAGTTAGTAGTGTTTTAACAAGTGAAGGGAAATTCTTTTTTTGTTATGATGTAAAGCAAATAAATGAAATATTAATACTATTAAATAAATATAAATTTAATTTGGAAGCTTTACAATTTGTTCATCCAAAATTATCAAAAGATGCAACATTAATTTTAGTTTATGCAAAAAAGAATTCAAAATCATTAACAAAAATATTTAATCCATTAATCGTTTTTGAAAATAACAATGATTTTACCCAAGAAGTTCAAAATATATATGAAAAATCTTCAACATATAGTATAAAGGTTAATATTGAATAA
- a CDS encoding YkgJ family cysteine cluster protein codes for MNNLIKKEGFNFAFDPNGCNRCAGNCCIGESGYIWINAQEIKNLALHLNLSIDEVKFRYLNKIGYKYSIKEVQLASNNFACYFFNLEKKQCSIYHARPMQCRTFPFWDYFKENEEEVYKECPAIRNL; via the coding sequence TTGAATAATTTAATAAAAAAAGAGGGTTTTAATTTTGCTTTTGATCCAAATGGTTGTAATAGATGTGCAGGAAATTGTTGTATTGGAGAAAGTGGATATATTTGGATTAATGCACAAGAGATAAAAAATCTTGCATTACATTTAAATTTATCCATTGATGAAGTAAAATTTAGATATTTAAATAAAATCGGCTATAAATATAGCATAAAAGAGGTACAATTAGCTTCAAATAATTTTGCATGCTATTTTTTTAATTTAGAAAAAAAACAATGTTCTATTTATCATGCAAGACCAATGCAGTGTCGAACTTTCCCTTTTTGGGATTATTTTAAAGAAAATGAAGAAGAGGTTTATAAAGAGTGTCCAGCTATAAGAAATCTTTAA
- the trpC gene encoding indole-3-glycerol phosphate synthase TrpC, with the protein MILDEIIERTKLDLEIRKKEITLDLLGRSLSSNPYAPRDVKPYLVSTKEEPVRIIAEVKKASPSKGIIKEDFDPLVIAQEYSKNGANAISVLTEPHYFKGNLEYLTAIRRYVPTPLLRKDFIVDKYQIVEALVYGADFILLIAKALGTKELKELYDYAIHLGLEVLVEIHDKEDLTKAVKSGATIIGINHRNLDTFEMDMELCDKLIPLIPNGKIIVAESGVSNVDTIKRLSAIGADAFLIGEHFMRVPSIEDELKRFKNACN; encoded by the coding sequence GTGATTTTAGATGAAATAATTGAAAGAACAAAATTAGATTTAGAAATTAGAAAAAAAGAGATAACTTTAGATTTATTAGGAAGAAGTTTATCTTCAAACCCTTACGCTCCAAGAGATGTAAAACCTTATTTAGTTTCTACAAAAGAAGAGCCTGTTAGAATTATTGCAGAAGTTAAAAAAGCAAGTCCTAGCAAAGGAATTATAAAAGAAGATTTCGATCCTTTAGTTATTGCTCAAGAGTATAGTAAAAATGGAGCTAATGCAATTTCTGTATTAACTGAACCCCATTATTTTAAAGGCAATTTAGAGTATTTAACGGCAATTAGAAGATATGTACCAACTCCACTTTTAAGAAAAGATTTTATTGTAGATAAATATCAAATAGTTGAAGCTTTAGTTTATGGAGCTGATTTTATCTTACTTATTGCAAAAGCTTTAGGAACTAAAGAGTTAAAAGAATTATATGATTATGCTATTCACTTAGGTTTAGAAGTTTTAGTTGAGATTCATGATAAAGAAGATTTAACAAAAGCTGTTAAGTCAGGTGCAACAATAATTGGTATTAATCATAGAAACCTAGATACATTTGAGATGGATATGGAACTTTGTGATAAGTTAATCCCTTTAATTCCAAATGGAAAAATTATTGTTGCAGAATCAGGTGTTTCAAATGTTGATACTATTAAAAGATTAAGTGCCATTGGTGCTGATGCTTTTTTAATAGGTGAACATTTTATGAGAGTTCCTAGTATTGAAGATGAACTAAAAAGATTTAAAAATGCCTGTAATTAA
- a CDS encoding tautomerase family protein, with protein sequence MPVINIKMTHEDGGATKEQKEQLSKGITELFAKTFNGRGASSAVVIIEEVNTDNYSIGGKTISQIRSETKN encoded by the coding sequence ATGCCTGTAATTAATATAAAAATGACCCATGAAGATGGTGGTGCTACAAAAGAGCAAAAAGAGCAATTATCAAAAGGTATAACAGAGCTTTTTGCTAAAACTTTTAATGGAAGAGGTGCCTCTAGTGCTGTTGTAATTATTGAAGAAGTAAATACAGATAATTATTCTATTGGTGGGAAAACAATTTCCCAAATAAGAAGTGAAACTAAAAATTAA
- a CDS encoding YggS family pyridoxal phosphate-dependent enzyme → MNKQTATKNLDEIITKVEGARLRISEHHIVKIIGISKYSSKDDVETLYNAGQRAFGENKVQDLKEKMEALENLPIEWHFVGTLQKNKINNLIDLNPTLVQSLDSLDLAQELNKKLEAKNKKLNALLQINSAYENTKSGVMPENAVEIYKQILETCPNIRLKGVMSIGAHVEDEKVIKDSFKTTKKIYDELVPFGAKYCSMGMSSDYELAITCGSNMIRVGSTLFKD, encoded by the coding sequence ATGAATAAACAAACAGCAACTAAAAATTTAGATGAAATTATTACAAAAGTAGAAGGTGCAAGACTTAGAATCTCTGAGCACCATATAGTAAAAATTATTGGTATATCTAAATATTCAAGTAAAGATGATGTAGAAACACTTTATAATGCAGGTCAAAGAGCTTTTGGTGAAAATAAAGTGCAAGACTTAAAAGAAAAGATGGAAGCACTAGAAAATCTACCAATTGAATGGCATTTTGTAGGAACTTTACAAAAAAATAAAATCAATAATCTTATTGATTTAAATCCAACATTAGTTCAATCCCTTGATAGTTTAGATTTAGCCCAAGAACTAAATAAAAAACTAGAAGCAAAAAACAAAAAACTAAATGCCCTACTTCAAATAAACTCAGCTTATGAAAATACTAAATCAGGTGTAATGCCAGAAAATGCTGTTGAAATTTATAAACAAATACTTGAAACTTGTCCTAATATTAGATTAAAAGGTGTTATGAGTATTGGAGCACATGTTGAAGATGAAAAAGTTATAAAAGATTCATTTAAAACTACTAAAAAAATATATGATGAATTAGTACCATTTGGAGCAAAATATTGTTCTATGGGAATGAGTTCAGATTATGAATTAGCAATTACATGTGGTTCAAATATGATAAGAGTTGGATCAACTTTATTTAAAGACTAG
- the rseP gene encoding RIP metalloprotease RseP, with product MGTITFLLVLSFLVFFHELGHFLAARYFGVKVHVFSIGFGKQLYSKYWMGTTWQIALIPLGGYVKMKGQDDSNPALVESGDDSYNTKKPWQRIIILFAGPAANFILAAILYFSIAVMGATTWSAQVGTVQENSPAFLAGIQANDEILRINDTDIKSWDEIGKTIVSTQGALKFFIKRDGEIIAKTINPEVSDSENMFKEKIKKRMIGISPSGKIINLELSFSESLVYAYEKTIFASTMIFQGVQKLIQGVIPSSEVGGVITIGKVISDASESSIIALFAITALISVNLGVLNLLPIPALDGGHIMFNLYEMITKRKPSDQVFLFLTIAGWVILGSLMILGIYNDINRIFLNN from the coding sequence TTGGGTACTATTACTTTTTTACTTGTTTTATCATTTTTAGTTTTCTTCCATGAATTAGGACACTTTTTAGCAGCTCGTTATTTTGGTGTAAAAGTTCATGTATTTTCAATAGGTTTTGGTAAACAACTTTATTCTAAATATTGGATGGGAACTACTTGGCAAATTGCATTAATTCCCCTTGGTGGATATGTAAAAATGAAAGGACAAGATGATTCTAATCCTGCTTTAGTTGAATCAGGTGATGACTCATATAATACTAAAAAACCTTGGCAAAGAATTATTATTCTTTTTGCAGGTCCAGCAGCGAACTTTATTTTAGCAGCAATTTTATACTTTTCAATAGCTGTGATGGGTGCAACTACATGGTCTGCACAAGTAGGAACTGTACAAGAAAACTCACCTGCATTTCTAGCTGGAATTCAAGCAAATGATGAAATATTAAGAATCAATGATACTGATATAAAATCATGGGATGAAATAGGTAAAACAATTGTAAGTACCCAAGGTGCTTTAAAATTCTTTATTAAAAGAGATGGAGAAATTATAGCAAAAACTATAAATCCAGAAGTTTCAGATAGTGAAAATATGTTTAAAGAAAAAATCAAAAAAAGAATGATTGGAATTTCACCATCAGGGAAAATAATAAATCTAGAATTATCTTTTAGTGAATCACTAGTTTATGCCTATGAAAAAACTATTTTTGCTTCAACTATGATTTTTCAAGGTGTTCAAAAACTAATTCAAGGTGTAATTCCAAGCTCTGAAGTTGGTGGAGTTATTACTATTGGTAAAGTTATTTCAGATGCAAGTGAATCATCTATCATCGCTTTATTTGCAATAACAGCTTTAATATCAGTTAATCTTGGAGTTTTAAATCTTCTTCCAATTCCTGCGCTTGATGGTGGGCATATTATGTTTAATCTTTATGAAATGATTACAAAAAGAAAACCAAGTGATCAAGTGTTTTTATTTCTAACAATTGCAGGTTGGGTAATACTAGGAAGTCTAATGATTCTTGGAATATACAATGATATTAATAGAATCTTTTTAAATAATTAA
- the pgsA gene encoding CDP-diacylglycerol--glycerol-3-phosphate 3-phosphatidyltransferase, protein MSKALNLPNLLALFRIALAPLMLWFFIDRDNSIFSSWHPSWLDYFAGLIFVIASITDFFDGFIARSWNKMTKLGGILDPLADKMLVLAGFLGLMVINRASAWAVFLILSREFFITGLRVVAVSEGKNVASTMAGKIKTVVQMIAIGFLIMNWPFATELLWLAVILTIYSGYEYTRDYFKN, encoded by the coding sequence ATGTCAAAAGCACTAAATCTTCCTAATTTATTAGCACTTTTTAGAATAGCATTAGCGCCGCTAATGCTATGGTTTTTTATAGATAGAGATAACTCTATCTTTTCTTCATGGCATCCTTCATGGCTAGACTATTTTGCTGGACTTATCTTTGTTATTGCTTCTATAACAGACTTCTTCGATGGTTTTATTGCAAGATCTTGGAATAAAATGACAAAACTTGGTGGTATTTTAGATCCCCTTGCTGATAAGATGTTAGTTCTTGCAGGTTTTTTAGGACTAATGGTAATAAATAGAGCATCAGCTTGGGCTGTTTTTTTAATACTTTCAAGAGAATTTTTTATAACTGGACTAAGAGTTGTAGCTGTTAGTGAAGGTAAAAATGTAGCTTCTACAATGGCAGGAAAAATAAAAACCGTAGTGCAGATGATTGCTATTGGTTTTTTAATTATGAATTGGCCCTTTGCAACTGAACTTTTATGGTTAGCTGTAATTTTAACTATATATTCAGGATATGAATATACAAGAGATTATTTCAAAAATTAA
- a CDS encoding enoyl-ACP reductase, with protein MSNVMSGKTLVISGGTKGIGKECVYKFASNGINVAFTYNSNQQFAEDICKDVEEKYNVKCKAYPFNILEPEKYKELFEEIDKDFDRVDFFISNAMIYGRAVVGGYGKFMKLKPRGLNNIYTATVNAFVCGAQQAAKRMQKIGGGAIVSLSSTGNLVYIENYAGHGTNKAAVEAMVRYAANELGEFGIRVNAVSGGPIDTDALKAFTNYEEVKAKTAEYSPLNRIGQPEDLAQSCYFLCTSDASWITGHTLIVDGGTTFR; from the coding sequence ATGAGCAATGTAATGTCGGGTAAAACTTTAGTTATTTCTGGTGGTACAAAAGGTATCGGAAAAGAATGTGTTTATAAATTTGCAAGTAATGGAATTAATGTTGCTTTCACATATAATTCAAATCAACAGTTTGCAGAAGATATCTGTAAAGATGTTGAAGAAAAATATAATGTAAAATGTAAAGCATACCCTTTTAATATTTTAGAACCAGAAAAATATAAAGAATTATTTGAAGAAATCGATAAAGATTTTGATAGAGTTGACTTCTTTATTTCAAATGCAATGATTTACGGACGTGCAGTTGTTGGTGGATATGGTAAATTTATGAAACTAAAACCAAGAGGATTAAATAATATTTATACTGCAACTGTAAATGCATTTGTTTGTGGAGCACAACAAGCTGCAAAAAGAATGCAAAAAATTGGTGGTGGAGCTATTGTTTCATTATCATCAACTGGAAATTTAGTATATATTGAAAACTATGCTGGACATGGAACAAATAAAGCAGCTGTTGAGGCAATGGTTAGATATGCAGCAAATGAACTTGGTGAATTTGGAATTAGAGTAAATGCAGTTTCAGGTGGTCCTATTGATACTGATGCTCTTAAAGCATTTACAAACTATGAAGAAGTTAAAGCAAAAACTGCTGAATATTCTCCATTAAATAGAATTGGTCAACCTGAAGATTTAGCACAATCATGTTATTTTTTATGTACAAGTGATGCGTCTTGGATTACAGGTCATACTTTAATAGTTGATGGTGGGACAACATTTAGATAA
- the dapA gene encoding 4-hydroxy-tetrahydrodipicolinate synthase, translated as MEIITGAMTALITPFKNGQVDLEKYESLIKRQIAQGIDAVVPVGTTGESATLSFNEHKQCIEVAVAACKGTGVKVIAGAGSNSTLEACELAKHAQDVGADAILSITPYYNKPTQEGLYQHFKAIANAVEIPFMLYNVPGRTSVDLETATTIKLFDDVKNIYAVKEATGSLERSIALLSQRKDFIVVSGDDAIDFPMLVNGAKGIISVTSNILPNLKSKLVHDVFAGNLESARKINEDLYALNSVLFCESNPIPIKAAMYIAGLLDTLEYRLPLTAPSKESMKKLEETLIKYEVIK; from the coding sequence ATGGAAATTATAACGGGTGCTATGACTGCACTTATAACACCATTTAAAAATGGACAAGTTGATTTAGAAAAATATGAATCATTAATAAAAAGACAAATTGCACAAGGAATAGATGCAGTTGTTCCTGTAGGGACAACAGGAGAAAGTGCTACTTTATCATTTAATGAACATAAGCAGTGTATTGAAGTTGCCGTTGCAGCTTGTAAAGGCACAGGAGTAAAAGTAATTGCAGGTGCTGGATCTAATTCAACATTAGAAGCTTGTGAATTAGCTAAACATGCTCAAGATGTTGGTGCTGATGCAATTTTATCTATTACACCATATTACAATAAACCAACTCAAGAGGGTTTATATCAACACTTTAAAGCCATTGCAAATGCAGTAGAGATTCCATTTATGCTTTATAATGTTCCAGGAAGAACATCTGTTGATTTAGAAACAGCAACAACTATTAAACTTTTTGATGATGTGAAAAATATTTATGCAGTAAAAGAAGCTACAGGAAGTTTAGAGCGATCAATTGCTCTACTTTCTCAAAGAAAAGATTTCATTGTTGTTTCAGGTGATGATGCAATTGATTTTCCAATGTTAGTAAATGGTGCAAAAGGAATAATTTCTGTAACATCAAATATTCTTCCTAATTTAAAATCTAAATTAGTTCATGATGTATTCGCAGGAAATTTAGAAAGTGCTAGAAAAATCAATGAAGATTTATATGCACTAAACTCTGTTCTTTTCTGTGAAAGTAATCCAATTCCCATTAAAGCTGCTATGTATATAGCAGGTTTATTAGATACATTGGAATACAGACTTCCATTAACAGCTCCAAGTAAAGAGAGCATGAAAAAACTAGAAGAAACTTTAATAAAATATGAGGTAATAAAATAA